One genomic region from Grus americana isolate bGruAme1 chromosome 15, bGruAme1.mat, whole genome shotgun sequence encodes:
- the ZNF598 gene encoding E3 ubiquitin-protein ligase ZNF598 isoform X3, producing the protein MVVFGRKLTSFSTIALNQLQHEKKYDIYFTDGDVYALYRKLLQHECSLCPDAKPFNTFADLEQHMRKQHELFCCKLCVKHLKIFTYERKWYSRKDLARHRIHGDPDDTSHRGHPLCKFCDERYLDNDELLKHLRRDHYFCHFCDSDGAQEYYSDYEYLREHFREKHFLCEEGRCSTEQFTHAFRTEIDYKAHKTACHSKNRAEARQNRQIDLQFNYAPRHQRRNEGVIGGEDYEEVDRYNRQGRSGRLGGRGSQQNRRGSWRYKREEEDRDVAAAVRASVAAKRQEEKKRVEDKEDGSSRGKKEDLRDSEVLSSKRVPKSSNDATEAAANGALSQDDFPAIGSAAGPLQGSAQLAVVKLKEEDFPSLSSSAAPTISSGMSLTYTATAKKTAFQEEDFPALVSKMRPNNKTVTNITSAWNNGSSKNVVKAISTPCVNQVAKKTSSLNSTKGSKKSNKLSLSDDEDSGSGLTTQEIRNAPTMFDVSSLLAASTSQTFTKVSKKKKMGVEKQRPSSPRLLQETSFPRSSTEKLPEAEQTSNASSALHAPDRSATVMNGHSEKSLVICSTPKEPPGLKKPTVTNKCPLPQDDFPALGSSGSARMPPPPGFNTVVLLKSPPPPPGLSVPVSKPPPGFAVIPSTNISEPVTTSLKEPKSCHGSYLIPENFQQRNIQLIQSIKEFLQSDESKFNKFKTHSGEFRQGLISAAQYYKSCRELLGDNFKKIFNELLVLLPDTVKQQELLSAHNDFRIKEKQSSNKSKKNKNNVWQTDSNSDLDCYICPTCKQVLTQQDVVTHKALHIEDEEFPSLQAISRIIS; encoded by the exons GAACTCTTCTGTTGCAAACTCTGTGTTAAACACTTAAAG atttttactTATGAACGGAAATGGTATTCTCGTAAGGACCTTGCCCGTCATCGAATCCATGGAGATCCAGATGACACCTCTCATCGTGGGCATCCCCTGTGTAAATTTTGTGACGAGCGTTATTTGGATAATGATGAGTTACTGAAACACCTAAGACGAGatcattatttttgtcatttctgtGACTCTGATGGTGCTCAGGAATACTACAG tgaTTATGAATACCTTCGTGAACACTTCCGCGAAAAGCACTTCCTTTGCGAAGAGGGACGGTGCAGCACAGAACAGTTTACCCATGCTTTCCGCACAGAAATAGATTACAAAGCGCACAAAACAGCCTGCCACAGCAAGAACAGGGCGGAGGCCAGGCAGAACCGGCAGATAGACCTTCAGTTTAACTATGCTCCGAGGCACCAGCGGAGGAATGAGG GTGTTATAGGTGGAGAAGACTATGAAGAAGTTGACAGGTACAACAGGCAAGGGAGGTCGGGCAGATTGGGCGGCCGAGGGAGtcagcaaaacagaagaggCAGCTGGAGATACAAAAG GGAGGAAGAAGACAGAGATGTTGCAGCGGCAGTCAGGGCATCTGTGGCAGCTAAAcggcaagaggagaaaaaacgGGTAGAAGACAAAGAGGATGGCAGCAGTAGAGGTAAAAAGGAGGACTTGAGGGATTCTGAAGTTCTCAGCTCCAAACGCGTGCCAAAGTCTTCAAATGATGCTACAG aagcagctgctaaTGGTGCTTTAAGCCAAGATGACTTTCCAGCAATTGGTTCAGCAGCGGGACCTCTACAAGG ctctgcccagctaGCAGTGGTTAAGCTTAAAGAAGAAGATTTCCCAAGCTTGTCATCCTCTGCAGCACCTACCATCTCTTCTGGGATGTCTTTGACATATACAgcaactgcaaagaaaacagctttccaaGAGGAGGATTTTCCAGCTCTGGTGTCCAAAATGAGGCCTAACAATAAAACAGTAACTAACATAACATCTGCATGGAACAACGGTTCCAGTAAAAATGTGGTCAAAGCCATTAGCACCCCCTGCGTAAACCAGGTAGCCAAAAAAACGTCCTCCTTGAATAGCACTAAAGGAAGTAAGAAGAGCAATAAACTCTCTCTGTCAGACGATGAAGACAGCGGTAGTGGCTTGACAACCCAGGAGATCAGAAACGCACCAACAATGTTTGATGTATCGTCCTTGCTGGCAGCTTCTACCTCACAAACTTTTACGAAAgtgagcaagaaaaagaaaatgggggTTGAGAAGCAGAGACCGTCGTCCCCACGCCTGTTACAGGAGACATCGTTTCCCAGGTCATCGACTGAAAAGCTGCCAGAAGCGGAGCAGACATCAAATGCATCATCTGCTCTTCATGCCCCTGACAGATCTGCAACTGTCATGAATGGTCATTCGGAAAAATCATTAGTAATCTGCAGTACACCCAAAGAGCCCCCTGGCCTTAAAAAGCCCACAGTGACTAACAAATGCCCTTTACCTCAGGACGACTTCCCAGCTCTCGGGAGCTCAGGATCAGCTAGAATGCCCCCGCCACCAG gCTTTAACACTGTGGTGCTATTAAAGAGTCCTCCTCCACCTCCGGGACTGTCGGTGCCTGTTAGTAAACCCCCTCCAGGTTTTGCTGTTATTCCATCCACCAATATCTCTGAACCTGTCACTACATCTTTGAAAGA GCCAAAATCCTGTCATGGATCGTACTTGATACCTGAAAACTTTCAGCAAAGGAACATTCAGCTAATACAATCTATTAAAGAATTCCTTCAAAGCGATGAGTCCAAGttcaataaatttaaaactcaTTCTGGGGAATTCAGACAG GGTCTTATTTCTGCAGCACAGTATTACAAAAGTTGCCGAGAACTGCTTGGAGATAACTTCAAGAAAATTTTTAACGAGTTGTTGGTGTTGTTGCCAGACACAGTTAAGCAACAAGAACTACTTTCTGCTCACAACGATTTCagaatcaaagaaaaacaaagctcaaacaaatccaaaaagaacaaaaataacgTTTGGCAGACGGACTCCAACTCTGATCTCGACTGCTATATCTGCCCAACGTGTAAGCAAGTACTAACTCAGCAGGACGTTGTCACCCATAAAGCTTTGCATATTGAGGATGAGGAGTTCCCTTCCTTACAAGCAATCAGCAGAATCATCAGTTAG
- the ZNF598 gene encoding E3 ubiquitin-protein ligase ZNF598 isoform X4, which produces MRKQHELFCCKLCVKHLKIFTYERKWYSRKDLARHRIHGDPDDTSHRGHPLCKFCDERYLDNDELLKHLRRDHYFCHFCDSDGAQEYYSDYEYLREHFREKHFLCEEGRCSTEQFTHAFRTEIDYKAHKTACHSKNRAEARQNRQIDLQFNYAPRHQRRNEGVIGGEDYEEVDRYNRQGRSGRLGGRGSQQNRRGSWRYKREEEDRDVAAAVRASVAAKRQEEKKRVEDKEDGSSRGKKEDLRDSEVLSSKRVPKSSNDATEAAANGALSQDDFPAIGSAAGPLQGSAQLAVVKLKEEDFPSLSSSAAPTISSGMSLTYTATAKKTAFQEEDFPALVSKMRPNNKTVTNITSAWNNGSSKNVVKAISTPCVNQVAKKTSSLNSTKGSKKSNKLSLSDDEDSGSGLTTQEIRNAPTMFDVSSLLAASTSQTFTKVSKKKKMGVEKQRPSSPRLLQETSFPRSSTEKLPEAEQTSNASSALHAPDRSATVMNGHSEKSLVICSTPKEPPGLKKPTVTNKCPLPQDDFPALGSSGSARMPPPPGFNTVVLLKSPPPPPGLSVPVSKPPPGFAVIPSTNISEPVTTSLKEPKSCHGSYLIPENFQQRNIQLIQSIKEFLQSDESKFNKFKTHSGEFRQGLISAAQYYKSCRELLGDNFKKIFNELLVLLPDTVKQQELLSAHNDFRIKEKQSSNKSKKNKNNVWQTDSNSDLDCYICPTCKQVLTQQDVVTHKALHIEDEEFPSLQAISRIIS; this is translated from the exons GAACTCTTCTGTTGCAAACTCTGTGTTAAACACTTAAAG atttttactTATGAACGGAAATGGTATTCTCGTAAGGACCTTGCCCGTCATCGAATCCATGGAGATCCAGATGACACCTCTCATCGTGGGCATCCCCTGTGTAAATTTTGTGACGAGCGTTATTTGGATAATGATGAGTTACTGAAACACCTAAGACGAGatcattatttttgtcatttctgtGACTCTGATGGTGCTCAGGAATACTACAG tgaTTATGAATACCTTCGTGAACACTTCCGCGAAAAGCACTTCCTTTGCGAAGAGGGACGGTGCAGCACAGAACAGTTTACCCATGCTTTCCGCACAGAAATAGATTACAAAGCGCACAAAACAGCCTGCCACAGCAAGAACAGGGCGGAGGCCAGGCAGAACCGGCAGATAGACCTTCAGTTTAACTATGCTCCGAGGCACCAGCGGAGGAATGAGG GTGTTATAGGTGGAGAAGACTATGAAGAAGTTGACAGGTACAACAGGCAAGGGAGGTCGGGCAGATTGGGCGGCCGAGGGAGtcagcaaaacagaagaggCAGCTGGAGATACAAAAG GGAGGAAGAAGACAGAGATGTTGCAGCGGCAGTCAGGGCATCTGTGGCAGCTAAAcggcaagaggagaaaaaacgGGTAGAAGACAAAGAGGATGGCAGCAGTAGAGGTAAAAAGGAGGACTTGAGGGATTCTGAAGTTCTCAGCTCCAAACGCGTGCCAAAGTCTTCAAATGATGCTACAG aagcagctgctaaTGGTGCTTTAAGCCAAGATGACTTTCCAGCAATTGGTTCAGCAGCGGGACCTCTACAAGG ctctgcccagctaGCAGTGGTTAAGCTTAAAGAAGAAGATTTCCCAAGCTTGTCATCCTCTGCAGCACCTACCATCTCTTCTGGGATGTCTTTGACATATACAgcaactgcaaagaaaacagctttccaaGAGGAGGATTTTCCAGCTCTGGTGTCCAAAATGAGGCCTAACAATAAAACAGTAACTAACATAACATCTGCATGGAACAACGGTTCCAGTAAAAATGTGGTCAAAGCCATTAGCACCCCCTGCGTAAACCAGGTAGCCAAAAAAACGTCCTCCTTGAATAGCACTAAAGGAAGTAAGAAGAGCAATAAACTCTCTCTGTCAGACGATGAAGACAGCGGTAGTGGCTTGACAACCCAGGAGATCAGAAACGCACCAACAATGTTTGATGTATCGTCCTTGCTGGCAGCTTCTACCTCACAAACTTTTACGAAAgtgagcaagaaaaagaaaatgggggTTGAGAAGCAGAGACCGTCGTCCCCACGCCTGTTACAGGAGACATCGTTTCCCAGGTCATCGACTGAAAAGCTGCCAGAAGCGGAGCAGACATCAAATGCATCATCTGCTCTTCATGCCCCTGACAGATCTGCAACTGTCATGAATGGTCATTCGGAAAAATCATTAGTAATCTGCAGTACACCCAAAGAGCCCCCTGGCCTTAAAAAGCCCACAGTGACTAACAAATGCCCTTTACCTCAGGACGACTTCCCAGCTCTCGGGAGCTCAGGATCAGCTAGAATGCCCCCGCCACCAG gCTTTAACACTGTGGTGCTATTAAAGAGTCCTCCTCCACCTCCGGGACTGTCGGTGCCTGTTAGTAAACCCCCTCCAGGTTTTGCTGTTATTCCATCCACCAATATCTCTGAACCTGTCACTACATCTTTGAAAGA GCCAAAATCCTGTCATGGATCGTACTTGATACCTGAAAACTTTCAGCAAAGGAACATTCAGCTAATACAATCTATTAAAGAATTCCTTCAAAGCGATGAGTCCAAGttcaataaatttaaaactcaTTCTGGGGAATTCAGACAG GGTCTTATTTCTGCAGCACAGTATTACAAAAGTTGCCGAGAACTGCTTGGAGATAACTTCAAGAAAATTTTTAACGAGTTGTTGGTGTTGTTGCCAGACACAGTTAAGCAACAAGAACTACTTTCTGCTCACAACGATTTCagaatcaaagaaaaacaaagctcaaacaaatccaaaaagaacaaaaataacgTTTGGCAGACGGACTCCAACTCTGATCTCGACTGCTATATCTGCCCAACGTGTAAGCAAGTACTAACTCAGCAGGACGTTGTCACCCATAAAGCTTTGCATATTGAGGATGAGGAGTTCCCTTCCTTACAAGCAATCAGCAGAATCATCAGTTAG
- the SYNGR3 gene encoding synaptogyrin-3 translates to MEGASFGAGRAGGAIDPLDFLKQPQTILRVTTWIFSIVVFGSIVNECYVNKDSRDPDLHCIFNENESACSYGIAVGIIAFFGCIFFFIVDLYFQQISSVKDRKRAVLLDLGFSGFLSFLWFVAFCFLANQWQRTTMSKGVLQGADAARAAITFSFFSIIVWVALAVKALQRYRLGTDMSLFATDQFATDPNAAYPGYPTGSGIESTETYQSPPFTETLEANPKGYQVPAY, encoded by the exons ATGGAAGGAGCCTCCTTCGGagcgggccgggcggggggggccaTCGACCCCCTGGATTTCCTGAAGCAGCCGCAGACCATCCTCCGGGTGACGACCTGG aTCTTCTCCATTGTGGTGTTTGGCTCCATCGTGAACGAGTGCTATGTGAACAAGGACAGCCGTGACCCTGACCTGCACTGCATCTTCAATGAGAATGAGAGTGCCTGCAGCTACGGCATCGCCGTTGGCATCATTGCCTTCTTTGGCTGTATCTTCTTCTTTATCGTGGACCTCTACTTCCAGCAGATCAGCAGCGTGAAGGACCGCAAACGGGCCGTCCTGCTGGACCTCGGCTTTTCAG GTTTCTTGTCCTTCCTGTGGTTTGTAGCCTTCTGCTTCCTAGCAAACCAGTGGCAACGGACGACGATGAGCAAAGGGGTTTTGCAAGGAGCAGACGCTGCCCGGGCAGCAAtcaccttctctttcttctctatCATCGTCTGG GTCGCGCTGGCCGTGAAGGCGCTGCAGAGATACCGCCTGGGGACGGACATGTCGCTCTTTGCCACCGATCAGTTTGCCACCGACCCCAACGCGGCGTACCCCGGCTACCCCACCGGCAGCGGCATCGAGAGCACAGAGACCTACCAGAGCCCCCCCTTCACCGAGACCTTAGAAGCCAACCCGAAAGGTTACCAAGTGCCAGCGTACTGA